In a single window of the Arthrobacter sp. StoSoilA2 genome:
- a CDS encoding sugar ABC transporter permease has product MGRLGTSNAQTSRAPVHRPPISTPKNRRWNRRTRRDAWVFAAFAAPNVLLILLFTYRPLVTNFYYSTLDWTLGAATATSVGLGNYVEFFTSPDASSVLGVTAIFTITTVGGAMMLGLLVALALNQRLKGTTFARAVVFAPYVLSGVGVGLVWLFIFDPTYGVLSWMLRTVGQASPQWVNDPKLALLMVIIVYVWKNLGYCAVVYLAGLQSIPTQLLEAAALDGASSLRRFTSVVLPLLSPTTFFLLITSLLSSLQAFDIIRIMTPSGNGTSTLIFDSYLQAFGSYNRAGYSAAISVVLFAGLLVMTAVQLRFVERKVHYS; this is encoded by the coding sequence ATGGGCAGATTAGGTACAAGTAATGCGCAAACCAGCAGGGCGCCGGTCCACAGACCGCCAATAAGCACCCCGAAGAACCGACGGTGGAACCGGAGAACACGCAGGGACGCATGGGTTTTTGCCGCTTTTGCGGCACCCAATGTCCTGCTCATCCTCCTCTTTACATACCGTCCGCTGGTCACCAACTTCTACTATTCCACCCTCGACTGGACGCTCGGGGCAGCCACAGCAACGAGCGTCGGGCTGGGTAATTATGTGGAGTTCTTTACCTCCCCCGACGCTTCAAGCGTGCTGGGCGTAACAGCCATATTTACGATCACCACCGTTGGCGGTGCGATGATGCTGGGCCTGCTGGTGGCGTTGGCTCTTAACCAGAGGCTGAAGGGCACAACATTCGCCCGGGCAGTGGTTTTCGCGCCCTATGTCCTTTCCGGCGTCGGCGTCGGCTTGGTGTGGTTGTTCATTTTCGATCCGACGTACGGCGTCCTTTCATGGATGCTCCGCACAGTTGGCCAGGCGAGTCCCCAGTGGGTCAACGATCCTAAGCTCGCGCTGCTCATGGTCATCATCGTGTACGTGTGGAAGAACCTCGGCTATTGCGCAGTGGTGTATCTGGCAGGTCTGCAATCCATTCCCACCCAGCTCCTGGAGGCTGCCGCGTTGGATGGTGCAAGTAGCCTGCGGCGCTTCACGTCGGTGGTGCTTCCCCTTCTTTCCCCCACCACCTTCTTCCTCCTGATCACCTCACTGCTGAGCTCCCTGCAGGCGTTCGACATCATCCGCATCATGACTCCATCCGGCAACGGAACCAGCACGCTGATCTTTGACTCCTACCTTCAGGCATTCGGCTCCTACAACCGGGCCGGATACTCCGCGGCCATCTCGGTTGTGCTGTTCGCCGGCTTGCTCGTCATGACGGCCGTGCAGTTGCGCTTCGTGGAGCGAAAGGTTCACTACTCATGA
- a CDS encoding MgtC/SapB family protein: MCLALAAALVLSTAIGFERQSRNKSAGMRTHAMVGLGAALFMVVSKYGFSDVLTVDLVRLDPSRLAAQVVSGIGFIGAGLVFVRRNQVRGLTTAASIWVTAAVGTSAGAGLLLPAVFVTAAHFVIVYVYPVVTAKLRFGLPSQWMLKVTYMDGVGALRDVLRTCTEQGFRVQGFATTRGSAESKGVMDRLMTATETAATADLIEIELEIEGTMAASDIVAQLSQLTTVIEVSVVDESE, from the coding sequence ATGTGTCTGGCCTTGGCCGCAGCACTCGTCCTATCCACAGCCATAGGTTTTGAACGCCAGAGCAGGAACAAGTCTGCGGGCATGAGAACCCATGCCATGGTTGGACTTGGAGCCGCACTGTTCATGGTGGTGAGCAAATATGGCTTTAGCGACGTCCTGACGGTGGACCTGGTGAGGCTGGATCCCTCCCGCCTGGCGGCTCAAGTGGTTTCCGGCATTGGCTTCATAGGGGCGGGGCTGGTGTTCGTGCGGCGGAACCAAGTCCGCGGATTGACGACAGCAGCCTCCATCTGGGTTACAGCAGCAGTCGGAACGTCCGCCGGGGCAGGCCTCCTGCTTCCCGCGGTATTCGTCACCGCAGCCCACTTCGTCATCGTCTATGTCTATCCCGTGGTGACTGCGAAGCTCCGCTTTGGTTTGCCAAGCCAGTGGATGTTGAAAGTTACCTATATGGACGGTGTCGGAGCCCTGAGGGACGTGCTTCGAACGTGCACCGAGCAAGGTTTCCGTGTTCAAGGTTTCGCTACGACGCGGGGTTCGGCCGAGTCCAAGGGCGTGATGGACCGGTTGATGACTGCTACCGAAACCGCCGCCACAGCTGACCTCATTGAGATAGAGCTGGAGATTGAAGGCACCATGGCAGCGTCGGACATCGTGGCCCAACTGTCCCAGCTCACTACCGTTATTGAAGTTTCCGTCGTGGACGAATCGGAATAG
- a CDS encoding glycerophosphodiester phosphodiesterase produces the protein MIEIQGHRGVLATRHGNTLASFVEALRLGVDAIEVDVWLTSDMQLVLRHDAVIGTADIRLESMLQAVVEKHPATNTDVDPETRAPSLSETLALLRFANAADVVLDIEVKTDGAAWDQYAHGIVTELSRLLKAHQGEQALRVRSFDPQIIRALSGMLPGVPLVALSRESPVRSVGLYPSAVEEFVMAALATGASAIAPAFEILDAGLVAEAHGACLKVFPWTLATSDEISAAVQLGVDGICVNDVALARQVLGELGEPLAPSRVIALPLLHTVSPLDTWFS, from the coding sequence ATGATCGAAATTCAGGGCCACCGGGGCGTTCTTGCCACACGGCACGGCAATACGTTGGCGAGCTTCGTCGAGGCACTTCGCCTTGGCGTTGATGCGATAGAAGTCGATGTCTGGCTCACGTCTGACATGCAACTGGTATTGAGGCACGACGCCGTCATCGGAACCGCCGACATCAGGTTGGAAAGCATGCTTCAGGCTGTAGTTGAGAAGCACCCGGCGACGAATACCGACGTCGATCCTGAAACGCGTGCGCCCTCGCTGTCCGAGACCCTTGCATTGTTGCGATTCGCCAATGCCGCCGACGTCGTTCTGGACATTGAGGTCAAAACTGACGGTGCGGCCTGGGACCAGTATGCCCACGGAATAGTGACTGAATTGTCCAGGCTGCTCAAGGCTCACCAGGGTGAACAGGCCTTGCGCGTCCGCAGCTTCGATCCCCAAATCATTCGGGCACTGTCAGGAATGTTGCCTGGAGTTCCGCTGGTGGCGCTGAGCAGGGAGAGCCCCGTCCGGTCGGTAGGCCTCTATCCTTCTGCCGTTGAGGAATTTGTGATGGCTGCTTTGGCAACCGGCGCTTCCGCCATTGCGCCCGCCTTTGAAATTCTCGACGCCGGATTGGTCGCCGAGGCTCATGGCGCCTGCCTCAAGGTATTCCCTTGGACTCTGGCGACAAGCGATGAAATCAGCGCAGCCGTCCAACTCGGAGTCGATGGGATCTGCGTCAACGATGTAGCCCTGGCCCGGCAAGTCCTGGGCGAATTGGGCGAGCCTCTTGCCCCGTCCCGCGTCATCGCGTTGCCATTGCTGCACACGGTTTCCCCGCTGGACACGTGGTTCTCCTGA
- a CDS encoding DUF6318 family protein — protein sequence MTRLSFASFTVLIVRVAAAALGLSLLLTGCQGGCPPSKPSSETGPTTASPTSGASGSPSADGPSATTAPSGVYKPADAKGKAQNVPVPVMPELAKENSKEGLEAFIRYWYAQQNYAIETGDSSSWKRLTAPDCRACNRIQEGIDDSNVDGRWLAGGKITVPVVEPLWTDNVVGQQAKVQVIQQRADYFNADGTTGRAFEKATNSAFGLSASFGPNGWTVADLGLIG from the coding sequence ATGACACGTCTTTCGTTTGCCTCTTTTACTGTTCTCATCGTCCGCGTGGCAGCTGCTGCGCTCGGGCTTTCGCTGCTGCTCACCGGCTGCCAGGGCGGCTGCCCACCGAGCAAACCATCTTCAGAAACAGGCCCGACGACGGCGTCCCCCACCTCTGGCGCGTCCGGCTCACCTTCTGCCGATGGTCCTTCCGCGACCACCGCTCCCTCCGGCGTCTACAAGCCCGCGGATGCGAAGGGCAAAGCGCAGAATGTGCCCGTGCCCGTTATGCCCGAGCTGGCTAAGGAGAACTCGAAGGAGGGACTGGAGGCGTTTATCCGGTATTGGTACGCCCAGCAGAACTACGCGATAGAGACCGGCGATAGCTCAAGTTGGAAAAGGCTCACAGCTCCAGACTGCCGCGCTTGTAATCGGATTCAAGAAGGGATCGACGATAGCAATGTCGATGGACGCTGGCTCGCGGGCGGAAAGATCACAGTTCCCGTGGTTGAGCCGCTGTGGACGGATAACGTAGTTGGCCAACAGGCAAAAGTGCAAGTGATTCAGCAGCGGGCTGACTATTTCAACGCCGACGGAACAACTGGGCGCGCTTTTGAGAAGGCCACCAACTCGGCATTCGGTTTATCTGCTTCTTTCGGACCTAACGGATGGACGGTGGCAGATCTTGGTCTTATCGGTTAG